The following coding sequences are from one Ammospiza nelsoni isolate bAmmNel1 chromosome 5, bAmmNel1.pri, whole genome shotgun sequence window:
- the CAPZA3 gene encoding LOW QUALITY PROTEIN: F-actin-capping protein subunit alpha-3 (The sequence of the model RefSeq protein was modified relative to this genomic sequence to represent the inferred CDS: inserted 3 bases in 2 codons; substituted 1 base at 1 genomic stop codon) produces MSQRCQRPPGDFGQLVPRVSALLRGDKLVSLGKSSCPCCPPGKRILRKLLSWLSCASCFEAHQYQPSNHLDNLWKSGWTSTLSPFPTHFTWILLQAICFKVASFHVAVSKXLSETLNVTDQRQFATGFMKLVKAEDNKFCIGILENIQVLSEDIXGKNLSRXFPVTHTFMDWNKLWNVQHLNIKVSNAEVLQCLLKYYL; encoded by the exons ATGTCCCAG CGGTGCCAACGTCCTCCTGGGGACTTTGGCCAGCTTGTCCCACgtgtctctgctctgctgcGAGGTGACAAGCTGGTGAG CCTGGGCAAGAGCAGCTGTCCATGTTGTCCTCCTGGCAAGAGGATTTTAAGGAAGTTGCTCTCATGGCTCTCATGTGCCTCATGCTTTGAGGCACACCAGTATCAGCCTTCAAATCATTTGGACAACCTTTGGAAATCAGGCTGGACTTCCACCCTTTCTCCATTTCCCACTCATTTTACATGGATTCTTCTCCAGGCAATCTGCTTCAAAGTTGCCAGCTTCCATGTAGCTGTCAGCAA CCTGAGTGAGACTCTAAATGTGACAGACCAAAGGCAGTTTGCCACAGGTTTTATGAAACTTGTGAAAGCCGAGGACAACAAGTTTTGTATTGGTATTCTGGAAAACATTCAGGTTTTGTCAGAGGATATATGAGGGAAAAATCTGTCAA AATTCCCTGTTACTCACACTTTTATGGACTGGAATAAACTATGGAATGTTCAGCATCTGAACATCAAGGTCTCCAATGCTGAAGTGCTTCAATGCTTGCTGAAATACTATCTTTGA